From a single Pseudorasbora parva isolate DD20220531a chromosome 17, ASM2467924v1, whole genome shotgun sequence genomic region:
- the pwwp2b gene encoding PWWP domain-containing protein 2B: MEALAEELRAGSRIPVTVDQIINDTLVVTLTYRERSYTGILLDCSRKTGLFCLPDVVGKSEESLILRPDCEVSSEEAPSKPASQPSPRPKDENTEPAEEPPAPVPIPLQPGQPTYPPYFEGAPFPQPVWVRHTYNQWVPQPPPRPIKRKKRRSREPGRMTMSTIRLRPRQVLCEKCKNTLNSDEDSKDGPTLPKTSRKENAPQEDEDTKTTPTKRKDDSNNKDSKRREDSMVYDGKRFRKDKKDDEKFPGGAIIPHSPVIKISYSTPQGKGEVIKIPSRVHGSVKPFCPKQLLQNGHGQRDSSKDSQKVVQPQMDTIRTGLTISIPKLKLPKLANPEATSPKIRLRSREQVYEAELVDGTRRRSPRVPNSQSEDGAEKNSLEIWSGEEVERHGDLTLLINFRKRKADSSSLSVCSSDSLDESKSFSSDGTSPELCDLAPGDDISVSSSSQGESKTVPPLTVRLHTRSMTKCVTEEGHAVTVGDVVWGKIHGFPWWPARILSISGTRREEGEVDAPWPEAKVSWFGSPTTSQLSVAKLSPFREFFRSRFNRKKKGMYRRAIMEAAKAVGHMSAEITSLLAHCET; this comes from the coding sequence GACTGGGCTGTTTTGCCTTCCAGACGTTGTTGGAAAATCAGAAGAGAGCCTCATATTGAGACCAGACTGTGAAGTCTCGAGTGAAGAGGCTCCTTCTAAACCCGCAAGTCAGCCTTCACCGCGACCAAAAGATGAGAACACTGAGCCAGCGGAGGAACCTCCAGCCCCCGTGCCAATCCCACTACAGCCGGGCCAGCCGACCTATCCTCCATACTTTGAAGGTGCTCCTTTTCCGCAACCCGTTTGGGTCCGGCATACGTACAACCAGTGGGTTCCTCAGCCGCCTCCGCGTCCAATCAAGAGGAAGAAAAGGCGAAGTCGAGAGCCAGGGCGGATGACCATGAGCACAATCCGACTTAGACCTCGGCAGGTGTTGTGCGAGAAATGCAAGAACACACTAAACAGCGACGAGGACAGCAAAGATGGACCAACATTGCCCAAGACGTCCAGGAAAGAGAATGCACCTCAAGAAGACGAGGACACTAAAACAACTCCAACCAAAAGGAAGGACGACAGCAACAATAAAGACTCCAAGAGGAGAGAGGACTCAATGGTCTACGATGGGAAACGCTTTCGAAAGGACAAGAAAGACGACGAGAAGTTTCCCGGAGGAGCCATCATTCCCCACAGTCCTGTGATTAAGATCTCCTATAGCACTCCACAAGGGAAAGGCGAAGTAATTAAGATCCCTTCGAGAGTCCATGGCTCTGTTAAACCATTCTGTCCAAAGCAGTTGTTACAAAACGGCCATGGACAAAGAGACTCCTCTAAGGATTCGCAAAAAGTCGTGCAACCACAAATGGACACCATTCGAACCGGTCTTACCATTTCCATTCCCAAACTCAAGCTCCCAAAGTTGGCTAATCCGGAGGCCACGTCGCCCAAGATACGCTTAAGATCCCGAGAGCAAGTGTATGAGGCAGAATTAGTCGATGGTACCCGGAGAAGAAGTCCAAGAGTTCCCAACTCTCAATCCGAGGATGGTGCGGAGAAGAACTCGCTTGAAATTTGGTCAGGCGAGGAAGTCGAAAGGCACGGTGACTTGACTTTACTCATTAACTTCCGAAAGAGGAAAGCGGATTCTTCAAGCCTCTCCGTGTGTAGTAGCGACTCCCTAGATGAGTCCAAGTCGTTCAGCTCGGATGGCACATCTCCAGAATTGTGCGATCTCGCTCCAGGCGACGATATCTCGGTGTCGTCTTCCTCTCAAGGGGAAAGCAAGACCGTTCCGCCTCTTACCGTACGTCTCCACACTCGAAGCATGACTAAATGCGTGACTGAGGAAGGTCATGCCGTAACAGTAGGCGATGTTGTGTGGGGGAAAATTCACGGCTTTCCTTGGTGGCCCGCTCGGATACTCAGTATTAGCGGTACTCGTAGGGAAGAAGGGGAGGTTGATGCTCCTTGGCCCGAAGCGAAAGTTTCCTGGTTCGGTTCCCCAACCACATCCCAACTCTCGGTTGCCAAACTGTCGCCGTTCCGCGAATTCTTCAGGTCACGCTTCAACCGCAAAAAGAAAGGGATGTACCGCCGTGCCATCATGGAGGCCGCTAAAGCGGTGGGACACATGAGCGCCGAAATCACATCTCTACTGGCTCACTGCGAAACTTAG